The Candidatus Omnitrophota bacterium genome segment TTTGACGAAGAAGGGTGTGATGAGCGGGCATTTATTAATGAGATACTTAAAGATGAAAAGTTTATTCCGAATTTTGTATATCCTCAAGCGTTTTCTTTCGCAGATGAACTTGAAAAGATAGTCTGGCATCAGGATGAGCCTTACAGCAGTCCAAGTATATTCTCCCATTGGGAGGTTATGAAGAAAGCCAAAGAAAAAGGCATAAAAGTCCTGATCACCGGCCAGGGAGGCGACGAGCTTCTGGGCGGCTATAATAAATTCTACCCCTATTATTTTCTGGATCTTCTGACGAATGCAGGCGCAGGCCCATTTTTAAAAGGCCTGTCCGGACTGGATCCGATCACAGGTTACACAAAACGAAGTATTATTGCCGCCATGATAAAGATATTCTCTTCAAGCGTCGTCCCCGACGGATTAAAAAGAATCGCACGGAGCGTATGCGCATCGAAACGGCCGGCATTTCTGCGCAAAGATTTTTTCGAAACCGGCTTTGATAAAACTAAGGATAGGACAGGGGGTGTCCGGTACGGTTCATTTTTAAATCAGGAGCTTTATGATTCGACTATCGTATCGCCGCTACCGTCTTTATTGCATATAGACGATCGAAACAGCATGGCTCATTCTGTCGAGTCACGTCCGCCTTTCCTGGACCATAAGCTTGCGGAATTCGTTTTCTCCCTCTCGTACGATGTTAAAATTTCGGGTGGGGTTACCAAATATCTTCTGCGCGAATCACTGTCAGGCTCACTGCCGGAAAAGATCAGAACCAGACGCGATAAGATGGGCTTCGTTACGCCTGTCGGCATATGGTTCAAGGGCAAGCTAAAAGACCGGGTAATGTCGATGCCGGATTCCTCAGTTATCGAAAAATGGAAGATATTCGATAAAAACGGGATGAGGAAAGTTATAGATGAACATATGAGCGGTAAAGCGGATCGCTCTTTTACTATATGGAGCTGGGTAAATTTAGAGATATGGCTGAATACTTTTTTCGCGTGAAAGGGCCTGGTTAGAATGGAAAATTACTGGAAGATGAAGAGCTGTGGCATAGATCGGGGTGCCGTACAAAAAGGAATTATCGAGACATACCCATTATCGGCCTGCCGAAAACCTTCCGAGGCGCATAAGTTGTGGCTTAAACATGTCCTTTCCGCAGGCAGTGTTCTTGATTTCGGCGCCGGAGATTTGAGATTTAAAAAATTCGCCTGTGACAATGGATTTAAAGGAAATTACAAAACTCTGGATATAGCGGACGGTATCTCATACGATTACCGGGATATATCCCAGGTGAAAGAAAAATTCGACCTTATCCTGTGTTTTGAGGTTATTGAGCACCTTCCGTTGGAATCATTTTTAAAACTGATCAAATCTTTTAAAGATATTTTGAACGAAAAAGGGACGCTTATAATCACCACCCCGAATATTCATCATATAAATCATTTCTGGAAGACGGACGTTACACATATAAGGCCGTATCCATACACGGATCTATGCGCCATATTGAAAAACCAGGGATACGGTAATCTTAAAGTTTATCGGTTGGTATGGCGTAATTACGGCCGCTTCAGATTTTTCATAAAGAGGATCCTGGCATATTTCCTGGAAGTTGATTGTGCCACCAATATTTGTGTTATCGCAGAGCGGTTTTAGGGCGGAGGAGACTTGAAGAAGAATAAGGTTCTGATGATATCGTATCTGTGGCCTCCCATGGAAGACGTAGGGGTGGGCAGGGCATTAAAGTTTGCAAAGTATCTTTCCGATTATAACTGGGAACCCGTAGTCCTTACTATAGATCGCGGAGATGCCCGTTCTGACTATGCGGACGAAGCGGGCAAAATAAGGACTATCAAGACGGATTACGTGGATGTTATCGAAAAAATAAAGAGTGCCATATTTTTTAAACGCCCGGCTTCGGCGAACCGATCCGCCGATGTAAAATGCGCAGGCGAGCTTCAAAGACGAAATCATTTGGCGGAAGCCGTTCGCGAGCTTATCTCTATACCCGACGAAAGAATAGGATGGTATAAATTTGCGGTTCAGTCCGGTATGAATATTATCGAAAAAGAAGGCGTAGATGTCATATTCAGTACATCGCCTCCCGAAACGGCTAACTTGATAGCGCGAACGTTAAAAAAGAAATGCCACATACCATGGGTTGCCGATCTTAGGGATCTTTGGGCTGATGACCATTATCGGCAAAGGCATCCGTTTAAAAAATCTGTTTTAAGGTTTATGGAAAAGCGTGTGCTAAAAGATGCGGATGCGGTGATAACGGTATCTGAACCTTGGGCTGAAACGCTTCGCGCTAATTCTTCCGGCTGTGACAGGGTAAAGGTGATAGAGAACGGATTTGACGAAGACGAATTTTCAGGCAAAAGCTACAAGAAGAACGATAAATTAGTCATCGCATACACCGGTAAACTGCACAAAACCTATCAGCCGTTAGAAGCTTTTTTTAAAGCTCTGAGGGATCTGGTCGGCGAAGGCCTGATAAGCAGTGATAAGATCGATGTCCGGTTTTATGTTTTCGGATATGATAAGCCGGATATAAAAACGCTCGCAGTCAGGTATGGAATTAGTTCAATAGTACATGAATATGGCAGGACCGGCCGCGAGGAAGCGCTGAAGATACAGCGCGCGGCTGATGCGTTGCTGTTCGTTCAGTGGCAGGGCGCGGGCGGGGATGGATGGTATTCGGCCAAGATATATGACTACATAGGAGCAAGGCGGCCTATCCTGGCCATAGCCAAAGACGGAGGTATCGTGTCCGGCCTTATCAAAAAAGTCTCCGGCGGCATAGTTGCCGACGGGGAAGAAGCTTTGAAAAACGCTATTCTGAAACTTTATGACGAGTATATTAAAA includes the following:
- the asnB gene encoding asparagine synthase (glutamine-hydrolyzing), with protein sequence MCGITGIFNINGMNIEAPALRRMNAALSHRGPDDEGYFTDRDIGLGHKRLSIIDLSSAARQPISNENGTMWLVYNGEIYNYPELVHDLKNLGHKFKSHSDAEVVLHAYEEWGASALDKFRGMWAFALWDSDKRELFCCRDRFGIKPFYYYLDKDKFVFASEIKAILEHGTIEKSPNLETVHRYLVRGYGYTDTSDETFFSNIRQLKPGCYLSVSRSGASECSYWRLSPHKYSEPADFGKIKEKFLSLLEESTRLSLRSDVPVGIALSGGIDSSSIAVIMSASTKCRIESFSACFDEEGCDERAFINEILKDEKFIPNFVYPQAFSFADELEKIVWHQDEPYSSPSIFSHWEVMKKAKEKGIKVLITGQGGDELLGGYNKFYPYYFLDLLTNAGAGPFLKGLSGLDPITGYTKRSIIAAMIKIFSSSVVPDGLKRIARSVCASKRPAFLRKDFFETGFDKTKDRTGGVRYGSFLNQELYDSTIVSPLPSLLHIDDRNSMAHSVESRPPFLDHKLAEFVFSLSYDVKISGGVTKYLLRESLSGSLPEKIRTRRDKMGFVTPVGIWFKGKLKDRVMSMPDSSVIEKWKIFDKNGMRKVIDEHMSGKADRSFTIWSWVNLEIWLNTFFA
- a CDS encoding class I SAM-dependent methyltransferase, whose translation is MENYWKMKSCGIDRGAVQKGIIETYPLSACRKPSEAHKLWLKHVLSAGSVLDFGAGDLRFKKFACDNGFKGNYKTLDIADGISYDYRDISQVKEKFDLILCFEVIEHLPLESFLKLIKSFKDILNEKGTLIITTPNIHHINHFWKTDVTHIRPYPYTDLCAILKNQGYGNLKVYRLVWRNYGRFRFFIKRILAYFLEVDCATNICVIAERF
- a CDS encoding glycosyltransferase, whose protein sequence is MKKNKVLMISYLWPPMEDVGVGRALKFAKYLSDYNWEPVVLTIDRGDARSDYADEAGKIRTIKTDYVDVIEKIKSAIFFKRPASANRSADVKCAGELQRRNHLAEAVRELISIPDERIGWYKFAVQSGMNIIEKEGVDVIFSTSPPETANLIARTLKKKCHIPWVADLRDLWADDHYRQRHPFKKSVLRFMEKRVLKDADAVITVSEPWAETLRANSSGCDRVKVIENGFDEDEFSGKSYKKNDKLVIAYTGKLHKTYQPLEAFFKALRDLVGEGLISSDKIDVRFYVFGYDKPDIKTLAVRYGISSIVHEYGRTGREEALKIQRAADALLFVQWQGAGGDGWYSAKIYDYIGARRPILAIAKDGGIVSGLIKKVSGGIVADGEEALKNAILKLYDEYIKNSSVRYAGDENEVLKQTRYARTGELAGILNSVIKHG